The following proteins are encoded in a genomic region of Primulina huaijiensis isolate GDHJ02 chromosome 3, ASM1229523v2, whole genome shotgun sequence:
- the LOC140972991 gene encoding uncharacterized protein At5g39865-like, with translation MWLRRTKSRVRIHNSPPSKFACSSFKDIHSLLSDADGVCVGGGVDAPDSPRKPSIFHRTCSVNALLRSLSLTPEAPDQQSRNGEIRIPDAEKIVVYFTSLRVVRRTFEDCKAVRSILRSFRVSIDERDLSMDSGFMDELQRILGQSEKSKLTLPRVFIGGRYVGGVEEVKHLHESGQLKNHVEGLPAADLGTCEVCGGYRFILCRVCSGSHKCYNSEKSGFRSCTMCNENGLIRCPSCSSAPL, from the coding sequence ATGTGGCTTAGGAGGACGAAATCAAGGGTTCGGATCCATAACTCGCCGCCCTCCAAGTTTGCTTGCTCGTCGTTCAAGGATATCCACAGCCTCCTCTCCGACGCTGACGGCGTCTGCGTTGGAGGTGGTGTAGATGCCCCTGATTCACCTAGAAAGCCTTCAATTTTCCACCGCACATGCAGTGTTAACGCGCTCCTACGGAGCCTGTCGTTAACTCCCGAAGCTCCGGACCAGCAGTCGCGAAACGGAGAAATTCGAATCCCGGATGCGGAGAAGATAGTGGTGTACTTCACGAGCCTGCGTGTGGTCCGCCGGACGTTCGAGGACTGCAAGGCCGTCCGATCCATCCTCCGTTCCTTCCGCGTGTCGATCGACGAGCGGGATCTGTCGATGGACTCCGGGTTCATGGACGAGCTGCAGAGGATCTTGGGCCAGTCGGAGAAGTCCAAGCTGACGCTCCCAAGGGTCTTCATTGGCGGTAGGTACGTTGGTGGGGTAGAGGAGGTGAAACATCTTCACGAGAGCGGCCAGCTCAAAAATCACGTTGAGGGGCTGCCGGCGGCGGATCTTGGCACGTGCGAGGTTTGCGGTGGATACAGATTCATCCTCTGCCGAGTGTGCAGCGGTAGTCACAAGTGCTACAACAGCGAGAAATCTGGCTTCCGGAGTTGTACCATGTGCAATGAGAATGGCCTCATTAGGTGCCCCTCTTGTTCCTCAGCACCCCTCTGA
- the LOC140972989 gene encoding LRR repeats and ubiquitin-like domain-containing protein At2g30105, producing MKVNVKFSGRSIQLEIAADSTIKDLKSLLQPLTNVLPRGQKLIYKGRVLSDELTVASAEISDGSKVMLMASQGLHQGDGPIKKEAVVVPSVRMLADTVDRKKEKSGDSVKKSQVERWKAIGVIALADCGLTTIPEEVWTCKPSTRVLDLSNNSLHEVPIAVGCLNSLQKLLVSGNHLSDNSVKWEGIVSLKSLTVLSLNQNNLTLLPSEVGALTCLRHLHIANNQLMCIPSEIGLLTELQVLKAENNRLKNIPQSIGGCISLVEVDLSCNLLIELPETFVNLKSLKALYLSNNGMKSLPSNLFRMCLQLSTLDLHGTEITMDLLRQFEGWESFDKRRRLKHQKQLDFRVTGSAEFDEGADKNL from the exons ATGAAGGTGAATGTAAAGTTCAGTGGCCGATCCATACAGTTGGAAATCGCCGCAGACTCCACTATCAAAGACCTCAAATCTCTCCTTCAGCCGCTCACCAATGTCCTCCCTCGTGGCCAAAAGCTCATCTACAAag GAAGAGTTTTGTCTGATGAATTGACCGTGGCGTCGGCGGAGATCAGTGATGGATCCAAGGTCATGCTCATGGCGTCCCAGGGCCTTCACCAAGGG GATGGTCCGATTAAAAAGGAGGCGGTTGTGGTGCCCAGTGTCAGAATGCTGGCTGATACAGTTgatagaaagaaagaaaaaagtgGGGATTCGGTCAAAAAGAGCCAAGTTGAACGGTGGAAGGCGATCGGGGTTATTGCACTGGCTGATTGTGGTCTCACG ACAATACCTGAAGAAGTATGGACTTGTAAACCTTCCACTAGAGTCCTTGATTTGAGCAACAATTCATTGCATGAGGTGCCAATTGCAGTTGGCTGCTTAAACTCTTTACAG AAATTGCTTGTTAGTGGAAATCATTTATCGGACAACTCTGTAAAGTGGGAAGGAATTGTATCTCTGAAGTCTCTTACTGTTCTATCTCTGAACCAAAACAA TTTGACTTTATTGCCTTCTGAAGTTGGTGCTTTGACATGCTTGAGGCATCTTCACATTGCAAACAATCAGTTGATGTGCATCCCATCTGAAATAGGTCTTCTGACAGAGCTTCAGGTTTTAAAAGCTGAGAATAATAG gctaaAAAATATTCCACAAAGTATAGGGGGATGCATTTCTCTTGTTGAA GTTGATCTTTCATGCAATCTCCTGATTGAGTTGCCAGAGACATTTGTCAATTTAAAGAGTTTGAAG GCATTGTATCTCAGTAACAATGGAATGAAGTCCCTACCCAGCAACCTTTTCAGAATGTGTCTGCAGCTTTCGACTCTGGATCTTCATGGAACAGAAATAACCATGGATCTTCTTCGCCAG TTTGAAGGTTGGGAGAGTTTTGATAAACGTCGACGCTTAAAACATCAAAAGCAACTTGATTTTCGAGTCACTGGATCTGCTGAATTTGATGAAGGTGCGGACAAGAACTTGTAA